From a single Phragmites australis chromosome 7, lpPhrAust1.1, whole genome shotgun sequence genomic region:
- the LOC133923597 gene encoding aldehyde dehydrogenase family 3 member F1-like, with amino-acid sequence MAEAGLGETVSELQEAYESGRTRSVAWRQAQLRGLLRLLKENEEEAFQALHEDLGKHHAEAYRDEVGLLVKSTNAALRELGNWMAPEKVWVPLIAFPASAQIVPEPLGVVLIFSCWNFPLGLSLEPLIGAIAAGNAVALKPSELSPCTAKFLGDNIGRYMDATAVKVVQGGSDVGELLMEHRWDKVLFTGSPRVARVVMSAASRHLTPVALELGGKCPCIFDSARDLQIAVNRIIGAKWSSCAGQACIAIDYVLVEERFVPILIKVLKSTLKRFFSDADHMARIVNARHFERLSNLLKDTSVAASVIHGGSMDAKNLHIEPTILLNPPLDSAIMTEEIFGPLLPIITVKKIEDSIAFVKARPKPLAIYAFTGNAVLRRRIVEETSSGSVTFNDAVVQYAIDALPFGGVGQSGFGQYHGKYSFEMFSHKKAVMKRGYLIELKLRYPPWDESKVALMRHLYRFNYFGFVLSFLGLRR; translated from the exons ATGGCTGAGGCCGGGCTGGGCGAGACGGTGAGCGAGCTGCAGGAGGCGTACGAGAGCGGCAGGACCCGGAGCGTGGCGTGGCGGCAGGCCCAGCTCAGGGGGCTCCTCCGGCTCCTCAAGGAGAATGAGGAGGAGGCATTCCAGGCGCTCCACGAGGACCTCGGCAAGCACCACGCCGAGGCATACAGGGACGAG GTCGGGCTGCTCGTCAAGTCCACCAACGCCGCGCTGCGTGAGCTCGGCAACTGGATGGCCCCGGAGAAG GTGTGGGTTCCGCTGATCGCGTTCCCGGCGAGCGCGCAGATCGTGCCGGAGCCGCTCGGGGTCGTTCTCATCTTCTCTTGCTGGAACTTCCCCTTGG GCCTGTCGTTGGAGCCGCTGATCGGGGCCATCGCGGCCGGGAACGCCGTGGCACTGAAGCCGTCGGAGCTGTCGCCGTGCACCGCCAAGTTCCTCGGCGACAACATCGGGAGGTACATGGACGCCACGGCCGTGAAGGTCGTCCAGGGCGGCTCGGACGTCGGGGAGCTGCTCATGGAGCACCGATGGGACAAGGTCCTCTTCACCG GGAGCCCGCGAGTCGCGCGCGTCGTGATGTCCGCGGCGTCCAGGCACCTGACGCCCGTGGCGCTGGAGCTCGGCGGCAAGTGCCCGTGCATCTTCGACAGCGCGCGGGACCTGCAGATCGCCGTGAACCGCATCATCGGGGCCAAGTGGTCGTCCTGCGCCGGTCAGGCCTGCATCGCCATCGACTACGTGCTGGTCGAGGAGCGCTTCGTGCCCATCCTG ATCAAGGTGCTCAAGTCGACGCTGAAGAGGTTCTTTTCCGACGCGGATCACATGGCACGGATCGTGAACGCGCGCCACTTCGAGAGGCTGAGCAACCTTCTCAAAGACACGTCGGTGGCGGCATCCGTCATCCACGGCGGCTCCATGGACGCCAAGAACTT GCACATTGAGCCCACGATACTGCTCAACCCACCGCTCGACTCCGCAATCATGACCGAAGAGATATTCGGTCCCCTGCTCCCGATCATCACG GTCAAAAAGATCGAGGACAGCATCGCCTTTGTGAAAGCCAGGCCGAAGCCGCTCGCCATCTACGCGTTCACCGGGAACGCGGTGCTTCGACGCCGGATCGTGGAGGAGACGTCGTCCGGAAGCGTCACGTTCAACGACGCAGTGGTACAG TACGCGATCGACGCGCTCCCGTTCGGCGGCGTCGGGCAGAGCGGGTTCGGGCAGTACCACGGCAAGTACTCCTTCGAGATGTTCAGCCACAAGAAGGCGGTTATGAAACGAGGCTACCTCATCGAGCTGAAGCTCAGGTACCCGCCCTGGGACGAAAGCAAGGTCGCCCTCATGCGGCACCTCTACCGCTTCAACTACTTCGGCTTCGTTCTCAGCTTCCTCGGGCTGAGGAGATAA